The sequence below is a genomic window from Lolium perenne isolate Kyuss_39 chromosome 7, Kyuss_2.0, whole genome shotgun sequence.
ACAATGCCCAAATCATTATGGGAGCAGAAAACCTGTTCAGCTTTTATATATATATGTAGATATGACTTTTCAGTTTACCCCATGAGAGAATATCACTAATCTTGTTGGTAATTGGTTAAGCACCATTGCTAAAAAACATGTAAGTGAAAATTCTTAGTTGCGACGAAGGTGTAACtagaaaatctcagttgcaacccatATGTATGTGGAAATTATTAGTTGCAACTTATGCGTAACTGGAAAAATCTCAACGCTCATGCAATTGGAAAACAAAATCAGTTGCAAACCACGTGTAACCGAAAAAAATCTCAGTTACGACCCACATGCAACTGGAAATATATCGTTTGCAACACACGCGTAACTGGAATGCGTGACGTAAGCGGTTTCATGGAAGAGAAAAAGACAACCTTGTAGATAGGAACTGTCACCACGAGCCCATTCCGCGAGGCCCGCAAAAAACAAGTCAGCCAGCTTACGCGTCGGGCCAACAACAACACAAACACACACAAAACAGCCCAAAAAGTCAGAGCACGAATCTACAAGCACAAAATACGAATCTTCAACCACTCGACTTAAAATTAATAAGTATAAGGAGCCTGATTTCCAGCAAATCCGATAATAAAAGAACCCTGCCAGAGGAGGCACCTCAGGACAGCAGACTCGTATTTTTCGGTTTCTAATATGGATTACTGTTTCACTTGCACAGTTTTTGCCGACGACGAGAACATGGTGATATTGATTAATTTCCACATGATGCCTGGTAAGATATAGTAGGCTTTGAAGGAGGATAAATGGAGTGATCAATGGAGCAAAGGGTTGACGACTTGGCCTGCGAAGAGCACCACGCCAGTGAACTCCTCCATGAGAAAGAAGAGGAAGGGATGGTCGGCGACGAAGTTGACACGAGGATCATCAGACCAGTCACACCCCTCATCATCTGCCACGGTGGCTGCAGCCGCCACCGTCCCTTTCTCGTCGACGCTGAGGAAGCACTGGTGGACCATGGACGCTAGGGCGACAGGTGGCGCCGGCGGACCCAGCATCTCGGAGAAGGGCTCGGCGGAGCTTAGGAACGGCAGGTCCAGCCCGAGGCCCTCAAGGATCGGCCTGGCCTCCATCCTAACGGAGACCTCGAACTTTGGAATCTTGAGCTTGCCCACGGTGAAACCCTCCACCGGCACCACCGAATGGTGCAGGAGCTTGGCCGGGTTGGCGCCGAGCGCGCGCACGAGGCCCCGCAGGCCGTCGCGGGCGTCCGGGAGGTAGATGTACATGGCGAACGAGGAGGACGAGCGTGGGCGGTAGGGCATGCACAGGACCTTGAAGCCTGGGTGGACGCCGATCCGCAACAGCTCGTGGTCGGAGCTGCCCGTCATGAAGGGCACGCGGACGGCGTGGCCTGGATCGGCGTCGATGTAGAACGTGCCCTCGGCGGTGAGGTCCGGGGAGAAGGCGTCCTGCCAGTTGCCGCGGAAGCGTACCGTGTTGGCGAGGACGAGCCGCGTGGAGGAATCCAGCGGCTTGGCCCTGGACAGGATGTCCTTGACGAGGCCGCCGGTGTTGCGTGCGACCCACTGGTTGATCTCGGCGGTCGCTTTCTTGGGCCTGTCCTTGAAGGCAGCTGGCCTCACCTCGGCCTTGTAcgtggcggcggccgcggcggcgaaGGCTGGACTGAGGTGGAGTGATGCCTCCACCCAGACGCTCGTGGCGTAGCGGGTCTCGGCCGCGGCAAGGACGCTGGAGGCCACCTTGGAGCGGAAGAAAATCTTATACGACCTGGTCGTACCGCTCCTTCGGCTGGACCAACTCCTTTGGCTGCCACGTAGCAAAGCAAATCTGAATACTTAGCTCTTAATTCCCAAATTCCTAACCCCATGTTCCAGGTTAGTCAAATACTCTGATTGCCCCGTCGAGGAGGATGTCCGTGGAGGCCTGGCCGGAGCTCCGGTGGTTCACGACGCGACTGAGGGAGTTGTGCCGCCGGGACGCCAAGAAGCAGGGTCATGGACGCCGGCGACGAGCGTGGCCATGGGCACTGGACGAGCTGCGGCGAGAGAGCTCTTGGATCCGCCGACGAGCGCCTTCGTGAACCAAGGGAGAGCAGCGAGCTAGCGACCGCCGGTGGATGCGCGACATACTCGCGGCATCTAGGAGAGGCTGCGCGAATGGAGAAGGAAACGGGCTAGCAATCTGAGCATTCATGGCTAATTGAGGGAAATTACTTTGAGATTCGTTTTGCTACGTGGCAGTTGAAGGAGTTGGTCCAGCCTTAGCACCATACGACCCAGGTCGTATAAGATTTTCTTCCGAGGCGAGCGCAGCGTGTGCCTCGGCGCCCGCCGGGCCCAGGAAGGAAACGATTTGGTCGCGCGCGGCGGCTGAGGCACCGGCGGCGAGAAGGGAGAGCATGGCGTGGAATGAGAGCGGCGAGAAGGCCAAGTTCTTGTTTTTGCGGAGCCTGGCGAGGAGGCGCACGGAGAGTGCAGCCTGGTCGCTCACGGCGTCGACGTGATTCGTGGCATTCGCCATTGACGGTGGTGTGGTTAAGATCCCAGATGAATGGAATGTAATTGTACCAGGCGCGGGTTTAAATAGGGCATAGTATGATTTAGTCTCTTACGCGCTAAGCAAAGTAAACCGCGGACGACTCGCCATCATAATAGCAAACGATTTCTCTGGAAATTCACTTTCAAAAATATCAAATTACTTTGGGTCGTAATAGGAAAAAAAAAACCGGCGATGTACAAGTCGATGATCTGTGAAAAAAGTTTCTCTAAGCCAGAATGgcacatttgattcttcgtcagatTATTCAGCGTAGAACGCCCGTCTCTCTTGGTGTTATATTTTTGGTTAAATTCTATTTCTTTGGTCATACCCATTAAAAATTGTTCATCTTGATAAATAATTTGCCCATGAGAGCAGTGATATGTAGGACGGGCTACAGGTAGCCCGACATCTTGATCGTGCAATTTACCTTGGAGATCTGGGTCTAATATAACTTCATGACAATAATGGCACAAATACAACAATTAGGACTTGTACTAGGGTATGGACTTCACCCATCAAATGACATAAATATATGGACAAAATTTTCATCGCTCAGATCGCCCTCTCCCATCTGAAATTTCTATCGTCTATCCCCGGATCCCCACCTCACCTCTCTGCGGTGCATGTACACGGCGATGCAGGCAGGCGGCAAGGAGGAAGACGACCAGATCCCCTCTAATTGAAGTCTCGACCCCACCTCCCACTTAATCCTCTCGGTTTCCCAAAACCCGCGACCGGATTTGGTCATGGAAAGCATGCGGGAGGCAGGATCGTGAGGTCGTTGGCTTTGTACTCCCTTGCGGGATCCATCACCATCAGAGTGTCCTGATCGCTAGTTCCGGCAAGTTCTTTCCGGTGATTGTAACCTCAACTTCGACTCATTTCTCATGGATCTCAAGCCCCGTCGATGGCTGCGTCTTCTTCAATAAAGTCTCCCCAACTTTACATCTCGACGACGACATCGCGAAGCTTGTGGGAGTAGTGTGGTTCTTGAGGACCTCTTCTGGCTGGGGGTGGTGGATCTTTGGATCGCCATGGAGCTTCTTCGGTGGTTCCTCATCTCTGGGACAAATATTGTCTTCTTGACCCGTTTGGAGATTTCATAAAAAAATAGCCAGAGATATTAAGTACGGGAAAACACTACGCACAACCAATATTTCCAAACCGTCTGGGATGGTGATAAGAAAACACAAACGCTGGTTTCTTTTTTGGGGGGAATTCAAAGCTTTATATATCACTTGATAGCATTACAATCACTCAACAGAGTGTCAGTCAGAATTCGAGTGTGAGTCCCCAGCAAGAAGTCTGCCTCGCGGGCACACTCCCGACCTTTTTTTTTATACCAGTACGGTATCTTTCGCTTGCACACGGAAGCGTGTTTGGTTGCTCGGAAAATTATTTTTCTTTTTAAGTGGGCCAAAAACTGAAAGATTGGTTAGCTGGGCCGCATGATAATATTGCATCGCACGAACTTTAAAGCGGCCCAAGAGTTAACTCGCGAGGAACGCTCGATTCGTCCGTTCTCCTGGGGACAGACGTTGGCGAGCGCAAATCGTCTGGAATCGTGCGCCGGGTAACACTGCGTCAGGTACCCATATTGCCGGCACAAAAAAGTGCCGGCAAAGGCACCAAAAGTGCCGGCAAAGATTTTTCAAGGCACAAAAAAAAAGTGCTGCGTTTATTCCAGTCGAGGTTGGTCTTTACCGGCACTTTTCGTGAAATGCCGCGGTATATATGTCAAAGCACAGGTACTGGTGCCAGTAATAGCTATTTCAGGCAGATCAGTTTGTGCCTGTTCAGAGTTTCGCCGGCACTTTTCATATGTGCCGTGGAAGGTTTTTGCCGGCACAATCTGGAGATGCCGCGGAATCTTTTCCTAGCACAAGCTGGAAACGTCGCGGAAACCATTTCTGGCACGCGACAGAGATGCCGTTAATAGTTTTTGCCGGCATTTCATAGCTATTACTGGACTGCCAGCAGACATCAAGCAATTCATCAGTATCATTCAGTCATAACTTACAAGCAAGCATTCAGTCAACATTTTGAAACATCCAGTCATAAAACGCATTCAGTTATAACTTACAAGCAAGCATTCAGTCATAACTTACAAGCATCCAGCATCCGCTTGGCAGGGTTACAAGCAAGCAACACATTGTATAACTTACAAGCAAGCAAGCATAGGCCTGGTCACACATCATCAGCCTTGTTTCCATCACCTATGGAGGCTTTTGATTTGAAGGTGAAGGTTCTCCTCCTCTTAGTTGTCTGGCTGTCAGGGTTTTCTGCCCTCCTCCTCATTTCCCGATTTGCTGCTTGTTCCTCCAATGTCAGCACCTTACCATCTGATCTGGAATGAATGCGCAAGTTCTTGTCCATGCAGCTCATAATTGATGCATGAGTCATGTCCATGTCCACTTCTTCAGTGCTGACCTGCAAGCATGTTTTGTGTCACATGGTTGATTCATGATAGTAAAGTATTGATCATGTGGAGTACAAGTGATAATTGACattctcaagaggcaagaggcaAGTGGAACTTACATTTTTTCTTGGCCACTGGACTGAGTGTGCCTCAGCATGACCTAGTAGTGTCATTCTCCCCTTTGCTTGTGGTAACCTTGTGGTTCTCTTCAAGACCATGTTGATCATAACTTCGATGAATTCATCTGTGTCTGCATTCTGAACTGTCCCAAGAGCAACCACTGCTTCACTGTATGGTGAAGTCAATGCTACATCCATCCATTTTGTCACCTTGACTGGCCCTTTGTTCTTTCTCTTCTTCACCTCACTGTTTTTCATCCTATTCTCCTGTGCCTTCTCCATTTTAACAGTTTTAATGATTTTGTTCACACTTGCTGTCTGCACATTTTATTATATCACCCTATAAGCCTCAGTTATTGCATCAATCATTCAGTAAGTACAACTGCTGGAGTAATTTCTAACCTTTGCCTCTAGTTGCTTGTAAGTAGTCTTTGAGTGATTCCCTTCTACTTCCTGGTTATACATTGTTTCATGGCTGTATACATCTTCCTGGCTATAAATTGCTTCCTGGGTATAAATTGCTTCCTGTCTTGGTACCTTCAATTACCAATAATATGATAACATTATTATAACCATTTCTACTATCACCAGTTAAAAATATACCAATGTTACCAGCTCATACCTTTGGTACAGAACTATTAGGTTCCTTCACACTCTTTCTCTCCTTTATTTTTCTGGCTCTTCTATCTTCATGAGTTGTGGTGGCCTACATTTAAACAATCAGTACACACAATTAACATGACCATCTAGTAGCCAAGTGGACATGAAAGTGTTGATACTTTACCTTAGCTTGAGATCCTCCAACTTCTGAGTTATGACTAGGTTTTTGGCTTCTTCTCACAAGTGTTTCTTCAGTTGATCTAGTTTCCTACATTTCAACAATCAGTGCACACAATTAACAGGACCATCTAGTAGCCAAGTGGACATGAAACTGTCGATACTTTACCTTAGCTTGAGATCCTCCAACTTCTGCGTTATGACTAGGTTTTTGGCTTCTTCTCACAAGTGTTTCTTCAGTTGATCTAGTTTCCTACATTTCAACAATCAGTGCACACAATTAACAGGACCATCTAGTAGCCAAGTGGACATGAAACTGTCGATACTTTACCTTGGCTTGAGATCCTCCAACTTCGAGGGATGACTAGGTTTTTGGCTCCTTCTCACGTGCGTTTCCTCAGTTGATCTAGTTTCCTGCATTTAAACAAAATTATCAAATACTTAGCTGCACCATCTGGATAGTATgattacaatatagatcatgcaAGAAGAAGCTGCGTCTTACATTTGCTTTGCAACCTGTAACCTCACTGCTAGTGACTTTCTCAACATTTAGCTTGGTAACCTACATTAGGCCAATCATATCACAAATTTAGATATGCCCAGTATGTAGGAAGATACTGTTGACCATGTAATTACTCATGAATGAAGAAGTTGTAGTCTACCTGGATTGTAGGAATACCTTCCATTCCCTCTTCACTTGTCTGATGTTGCTGTTGCTGGTTGTCTTGTATTTTCTGGCTAGCTTGGTACACTAGCATTAGTTGACTCAATTGACTTTCTATGATATCAGTCTTTCGCGCCATGTTCTCGACCACAAGCTTGAGGTCTCTGGTCTCTTTCCTACTCTCTTCAA
It includes:
- the LOC127312386 gene encoding serpin-Z1, whose product is MANATNHVDAVSDQAALSVRLLARLRKNKNLAFSPLSFHAMLSLLAAGASAAARDQIVSFLGPAGAEAHAALASKVASSVLAAAETRYATSVWVEASLHLSPAFAAAAAATYKAEVRPAAFKDRPKKATAEINQWVARNTGGLVKDILSRAKPLDSSTRLVLANTVRFRGNWQDAFSPDLTAEGTFYIDADPGHAVRVPFMTGSSDHELLRIGVHPGFKVLCMPYRPRSSSSFAMYIYLPDARDGLRGLVRALGANPAKLLHHSVVPVEGFTVGKLKIPKFEVSVRMEARPILEGLGLDLPFLSSAEPFSEMLGPPAPPVALASMVHQCFLSVDEKGTVAAAATVADDEGCDWSDDPRVNFVADHPFLFFLMEEFTGVVLFAGQVVNPLLH